One part of the Aquificaceae bacterium genome encodes these proteins:
- a CDS encoding CoB--CoM heterodisulfide reductase iron-sulfur subunit B family protein — protein MGVIGKRVAYYPGCSLEGAARSYDVSTRIVAKELGLELDYLEDYNCCGAMESKNVTFMGTMLLNARNMSLARRQGHNVIVAPCNGCSFSLQRAEYFLETDRAVYDRVNALLREGGVDPLDQIPQTYHILEWFYHEAGPQKVKERTRKPLRGLKVANYYGCLYTRPHFYARTYAHAGGQDEEARPRKRETADDDEHPYYMNALLEAAGATSVEFEPMHTQCCGGPHSLSDELVSEKFVMMILQTAKRNGADIIATECPLCHASLEMYRHRLMMKGVPDVDVPAAYFTQLLGLAFGYSVGDVKLKDNLSDPIPVLKKLGLA, from the coding sequence ATGGGTGTGATAGGTAAAAGAGTTGCATACTATCCTGGCTGTTCCCTTGAAGGTGCAGCAAGGTCTTATGATGTATCTACAAGAATAGTGGCAAAGGAGCTCGGCCTTGAGCTTGACTACCTTGAAGACTACAACTGCTGTGGTGCCATGGAGTCCAAGAACGTGACCTTTATGGGCACCATGCTCCTGAATGCCAGAAACATGTCTCTTGCAAGAAGACAGGGCCACAATGTAATAGTGGCTCCCTGCAACGGATGCTCCTTTTCCCTTCAGAGGGCAGAATACTTTCTTGAAACGGATAGAGCTGTCTATGACAGGGTCAATGCCCTTCTGAGAGAGGGTGGTGTGGACCCCCTTGACCAGATACCCCAGACCTACCACATACTGGAGTGGTTCTACCACGAAGCGGGGCCACAGAAGGTGAAGGAGAGGACAAGAAAGCCCCTCAGGGGCCTTAAGGTTGCCAACTACTACGGATGTCTCTACACAAGGCCTCACTTCTACGCAAGAACCTATGCCCACGCAGGCGGTCAGGATGAGGAGGCAAGACCAAGGAAAAGGGAGACGGCAGATGACGACGAACATCCATATTACATGAATGCCCTTCTCGAAGCCGCAGGTGCCACAAGCGTAGAGTTTGAGCCCATGCACACGCAGTGCTGTGGAGGACCTCACTCCCTCTCTGATGAATTGGTCTCAGAGAAGTTCGTGATGATGATACTACAGACCGCAAAACGCAACGGTGCGGACATAATAGCCACAGAATGTCCTCTATGTCATGCATCACTTGAGATGTATCGCCACAGGCTCATGATGAAGGGTGTGCCGGATGTGGATGTGCCTGCCGCATACTTTACGCAGCTCCTCGGGCTTGCCTTTGGCTACAGTGTGGGTGATGTAAAGCTTAAGGACAACCTTTCAGACCCTATCCCTGTTCTCAAAAAGCTCGGACTTGCATAG
- a CDS encoding 4Fe-4S dicluster domain-containing protein: MAIHERSLVEPERILRKERLVIDGVDVSGDWNLIILPRVINDYDLDFAKDVMNSPDGKTITQCYQCSYCTASCPVHNYWDERYNPRHFIYLARLGMIDELQKRADVMWRCVSCHKCTHRCPKGVLVEEVLKAILRAMAKKGLVEEYPSKKFDKFFTESVLEYGRIEDGELLFGWIEKQGYRVFKDPILKKPIPFIGETPEWLKQLTVKPLKSMNIGFLVLNAKHMLFHPRTKNWSKFKQVLRKVMQEEGALH, encoded by the coding sequence ATGGCAATACACGAGCGTAGCCTTGTAGAGCCGGAGAGAATTTTGAGGAAAGAAAGGCTTGTTATTGACGGCGTTGATGTCTCTGGGGACTGGAACCTGATAATCCTCCCCAGGGTGATAAACGATTATGACCTTGACTTTGCCAAGGATGTTATGAATTCTCCCGATGGCAAAACCATAACCCAGTGCTACCAGTGCTCCTACTGCACTGCCTCTTGCCCCGTCCACAACTACTGGGATGAGAGATACAATCCAAGACACTTCATATACCTTGCAAGGCTGGGTATGATAGATGAGCTTCAGAAGCGTGCGGATGTTATGTGGAGGTGTGTCTCCTGCCACAAATGCACGCACAGATGTCCAAAGGGTGTGCTCGTTGAGGAGGTGCTCAAGGCAATACTCAGAGCGATGGCGAAGAAGGGGCTTGTGGAGGAATATCCCTCCAAGAAGTTTGACAAGTTCTTCACCGAGTCCGTTCTTGAATATGGAAGGATAGAGGATGGAGAGTTGCTCTTTGGATGGATAGAAAAGCAGGGATACAGGGTTTTCAAAGACCCCATACTCAAAAAGCCCATACCCTTCATAGGTGAAACTCCAGAGTGGCTAAAGCAGTTAACTGTAAAGCCCCTCAAATCCATGAACATAGGCTTCCTGGTCCTGAACGCCAAGCACATGCTCTTCCATCCAAGAACAAAGAACTGGAGCAAGTTCAAGCAGGTCCTGCGCAAAGTGATGCAGGAAGAAGGTGCATTACACTAA